A part of Kineosporia sp. NBRC 101731 genomic DNA contains:
- a CDS encoding phosphatidylinositol-specific phospholipase C1-like protein, with protein sequence MKRTIFAALFVVLALAACGGTEVSPPGSENLGPDSIDDSVTLNQIQVIGSHNSYHLEAGQREKSFRKALVGDTANALEYTYASVGQQLGQFNVRQLEFDVWFDPQGGLYARPLIRTLTLGGALGQEMRAPGNKVLHIQDVDYRSNCVTFRECLQEVKTWSDRHPEHIPITFLIEFKDTSLTWSAAQKKEVRDQQEEITEGKPAAERKQIVSAVKQALLADPVPWTSPRMDTVDADIASVFPPDEIITPDRVRGEASSLESAVLQNGWPTVGESRGKVMFLMDNAGTYRDEYLKGHEGLRQRVMFTNSTPGQKDAAFVEENDPTGANAARIQELVRQGYLVRTRADQDTVQARKNDTRLRDAALASGAQFVSTDYPAPGIAARFKTDYAVTLPSGVSVRCNPVNAPESCSADK encoded by the coding sequence ATGAAGAGGACCATTTTCGCAGCACTTTTCGTTGTCCTTGCTCTGGCAGCCTGCGGAGGGACGGAGGTATCACCTCCCGGTTCCGAAAACCTCGGCCCGGATTCGATCGACGACTCGGTCACCCTCAACCAGATCCAGGTCATCGGTTCGCACAACAGTTACCACCTGGAGGCGGGACAGCGGGAGAAATCGTTCCGCAAGGCTCTCGTCGGTGACACCGCGAACGCCCTAGAGTACACCTACGCCTCGGTCGGCCAGCAGCTGGGCCAGTTCAACGTGCGACAGCTGGAGTTCGACGTCTGGTTCGATCCCCAGGGTGGCCTGTACGCCAGACCGCTGATCCGTACCCTGACGCTCGGCGGGGCGCTGGGTCAGGAGATGCGGGCACCGGGCAACAAGGTGCTGCACATCCAGGACGTCGACTACCGCAGCAACTGCGTGACCTTCCGCGAGTGCCTGCAGGAGGTCAAGACCTGGTCGGACCGGCATCCCGAGCACATCCCGATCACGTTCCTGATCGAGTTCAAGGACACCTCGCTCACCTGGAGCGCGGCCCAGAAGAAGGAGGTGCGCGACCAGCAGGAGGAGATCACCGAGGGCAAGCCGGCCGCGGAGCGCAAGCAGATCGTCTCCGCGGTGAAGCAGGCGCTGCTGGCTGATCCGGTGCCGTGGACCTCGCCCCGGATGGACACGGTGGACGCCGACATCGCCTCGGTCTTCCCGCCGGACGAGATCATCACGCCGGACCGGGTTCGCGGCGAGGCTTCCAGCCTGGAGTCCGCGGTGCTGCAGAACGGCTGGCCGACGGTGGGTGAGAGCCGGGGCAAGGTGATGTTCCTGATGGACAACGCCGGCACCTACCGGGACGAGTACCTGAAGGGACACGAGGGCCTGAGGCAGCGTGTCATGTTCACGAATTCCACACCGGGACAGAAGGATGCGGCCTTCGTCGAGGAGAACGACCCGACGGGAGCGAACGCGGCCCGTATCCAGGAGCTGGTGCGCCAGGGTTACCTGGTGCGCACCCGGGCCGATCAGGACACCGTGCAGGCGCGCAAGAACGACACCAGGCTGAGGGATGCCGCCCTGGCCAGCGGGGCCCAGTTCGTCAGCACGGACTACCCGGCTCCGGGCATCGCCGCGAGGTTCAAGACCGACTATGCCGTCACGCTGCCCAGTGGCGTGTCGGTGCGCTGCAATCCGGTGAACGCGCCGGAGTCGTGTTCGGCGGACAAGTGA
- a CDS encoding DUF2630 family protein — protein sequence MEDAQILARIQNLIMSEHVLREPGGHGTQGDVKEIEVLLDQCWDLLRQRRARREFGEDPDRATVREDRVVEGYLS from the coding sequence ATGGAAGATGCACAGATTCTGGCTCGGATTCAGAACCTGATCATGAGCGAGCACGTCCTCCGGGAGCCTGGGGGTCACGGGACTCAAGGGGACGTCAAGGAGATCGAAGTACTACTCGATCAATGCTGGGACCTTCTGCGCCAGCGTCGGGCCCGAAGGGAGTTCGGCGAAGACCCTGACCGGGCCACGGTGCGCGAGGATCGGGTCGTCGAGGGCTACCTTTCGTAG
- a CDS encoding RICIN domain-containing protein, protein MNPRDVRDEDGQGGEGAGEPADVVTPGASLDPEMETVLLGVLERDEAGAGEEDVEGGQEEGDGPDTEHRRAALMDSWASGVLGRLPSVGFPARGVKGMAVMAGIVVVLVALVAGGVKGVQAFTGSPGEDAAGSVTVATGSSLPSPTGVGPTRERSAAGTPSRTTDPAAANPAGGGAAADPDPAAGQGRNSGGSREPTTRGTTQGNGGSEPTDTSSSSKTSAPAAAAADTITTVGVLRNLVTGFCADLDGTGTVAENVLVRQRACSPGSGDNQEYQTVKDQDGSFLLRNVKSQWCLDVNGSGSVNSGVAVNTHNCLFGSRDNQMFRARAQGNGFYLVHVKSGLCLNVANPDGSNKVAGLKLTLYPCHPDDDHIWRFG, encoded by the coding sequence GTGAATCCCAGAGACGTGCGGGACGAGGACGGCCAGGGAGGGGAGGGCGCCGGCGAGCCGGCGGACGTGGTTACTCCGGGCGCGAGCCTGGACCCGGAGATGGAGACGGTGCTCCTGGGAGTCCTCGAGCGGGACGAGGCGGGCGCGGGCGAGGAGGACGTCGAGGGAGGTCAGGAAGAAGGAGACGGCCCGGACACGGAGCACCGGCGGGCCGCGCTGATGGACTCCTGGGCCTCGGGCGTGCTCGGGCGGCTGCCCTCGGTCGGTTTCCCGGCCCGCGGGGTGAAAGGCATGGCCGTGATGGCCGGCATCGTCGTGGTGCTGGTCGCGCTGGTGGCCGGTGGGGTGAAGGGCGTCCAGGCCTTCACCGGATCGCCGGGTGAGGATGCGGCCGGGAGCGTCACGGTCGCGACCGGATCCTCGCTGCCCTCACCGACCGGCGTCGGCCCGACCCGCGAGCGCTCCGCGGCCGGAACCCCTTCCCGCACCACCGATCCGGCGGCCGCGAACCCGGCCGGAGGTGGCGCCGCCGCGGACCCGGATCCGGCGGCGGGACAGGGGAGGAACAGCGGGGGCAGCCGGGAACCCACCACCCGGGGCACCACTCAGGGGAACGGGGGCTCCGAGCCGACCGACACGTCCTCGAGCTCGAAGACCAGCGCCCCCGCCGCGGCGGCCGCCGACACGATCACGACCGTGGGGGTGTTGAGGAACCTGGTCACGGGCTTCTGCGCCGATCTCGACGGCACCGGAACGGTGGCCGAGAACGTGCTGGTGCGTCAGCGCGCCTGCAGCCCGGGCAGCGGGGACAACCAGGAGTACCAGACGGTCAAGGATCAGGACGGCTCGTTCCTGCTGCGCAACGTGAAGTCGCAGTGGTGCCTGGACGTCAACGGCTCCGGCAGCGTGAACTCGGGCGTCGCGGTGAACACCCACAACTGCCTGTTCGGCAGCCGCGACAACCAGATGTTCCGGGCTCGGGCCCAGGGCAACGGCTTCTACCTGGTGCACGTCAAGAGCGGGCTCTGCCTGAACGTGGCCAACCCCGACGGCAGCAACAAGGTCGCCGGCCTGAAGCTGACGCTGTACCCGTGCCACCCCGACGACGACCACATCTGGCGCTTCGGCTGA
- a CDS encoding LysR family transcriptional regulator translates to MLERLEIRQLRHFSALAKTRSITAAARSQGIVQSGLSNSIQMLERELGAELYVRGTRPVRLTAAGEALVGPARQAIEAVGAARRAVLDTQEVLSGRLRLGVTRCAQHMIPLARHLGDFLTAHPGIDVQIFSAAEARLILMVEAGELDCAVAALPEKAGRLRMFPVVTEQLTLTCGPGHPLAGALDVSLEDLKGQAFVEVPGTWASRKLIDETFREAGLERRILAEVDDWTLILDLLATGTGLGFVPSRLPSRIGNGRTPAVRQVPVRNLSLTTGVGVILPAYSETAPVASAFARDLGVQDDHGTPGISPANA, encoded by the coding sequence GTGCTTGAGCGACTGGAAATTCGTCAGCTGCGGCACTTCTCGGCACTGGCCAAGACCCGCAGCATCACCGCCGCCGCCCGCAGCCAGGGCATCGTGCAGTCCGGGCTGTCGAACTCGATCCAGATGCTGGAACGAGAACTGGGCGCCGAGCTCTACGTGCGTGGCACCCGCCCGGTCCGGCTCACCGCCGCCGGTGAGGCCCTGGTCGGCCCGGCCCGTCAGGCCATCGAAGCAGTGGGCGCGGCCCGACGGGCCGTGCTGGACACCCAGGAGGTGCTCAGCGGCAGGCTCCGGCTGGGCGTGACCCGCTGCGCCCAGCACATGATCCCTCTCGCCCGTCACCTGGGCGACTTCCTGACCGCCCACCCCGGCATCGACGTGCAGATCTTCTCCGCCGCCGAGGCCCGGCTCATCCTCATGGTGGAGGCCGGAGAACTCGACTGCGCGGTCGCCGCTCTACCCGAGAAGGCCGGGCGCCTGCGCATGTTCCCCGTCGTCACCGAGCAACTCACCCTCACCTGCGGACCGGGACACCCACTGGCCGGCGCCCTGGATGTCTCCCTCGAGGACCTGAAGGGCCAGGCCTTCGTCGAGGTCCCCGGGACCTGGGCCTCCCGCAAACTGATCGACGAGACCTTCCGCGAGGCCGGGCTCGAGCGGCGCATCCTTGCCGAGGTCGACGACTGGACCCTGATCCTCGACCTGCTCGCCACTGGGACCGGCCTCGGCTTCGTGCCGTCCCGCCTGCCCTCCCGCATCGGTAACGGCCGCACCCCCGCCGTACGCCAGGTCCCCGTGCGCAACCTGAGCCTGACCACGGGCGTCGGCGTGATCCTCCCGGCGTACTCCGAGACCGCACCGGTGGCGTCCGCCTTCGCCCGGGACCTCGGCGTGCAGGACGACCACGGGACACCGGGCATCTCCCCGGCGAATGCCTGA
- a CDS encoding BTAD domain-containing putative transcriptional regulator gives MPSRSGLWFSVLGPVRAWSGAQELDLGTPQCRLTLGVLLLREGGSVLVDELVEALWTEVPPRSAVPGVRTFISRLRRILAEAGHPDVIEARQGTYRLVTEDDTVDAWYLRRRVRQAAGERDAGDLEAAASSLRLGLAQWQGTPLGEADGPFAEQQRAGLQRLRLSALEQCATVDLARDQPGSAVAILTPVIGEYPFDERLRELLMLGLLRTGRPADALRLFHSTSRLLGEELGVDPGPALQTLHQEILQSRPVTVTPVPRRSPVGPAVLASVRPLRGTSPGFTGRSDLIHRIGTELAATGPRALGLTGVTGAGKTALAVQVAHRLGEQFPDGQVLASLHGRDDQPVPPARLLPSLLGACGVPAAQVPAGLAEQVEAWHALLGERQILVVLDDAHDTAQLAPLLPRAPGPAAVVVTSRLPLRETPVRTWLPLPALRTDEGLDLLRDLLGPDRVDRDLEAARHLVTRLSGLPFAIRYAAAVLERRPHWSLASERVTALVLAGAGTESPAAPALALQRSCRRLPGDLARAFSLMSLAEGGRITAITAALLLDVGPKQAEDLLEALSDRGLIVRSASWSYEYPSLIREYARTVAVVQACPDDDLPDLPPVGLICA, from the coding sequence ATGCCATCGCGCAGTGGGCTGTGGTTCTCCGTACTCGGCCCGGTCCGGGCCTGGTCGGGTGCCCAGGAACTGGACCTGGGCACCCCTCAGTGCCGCCTGACCCTCGGGGTCCTGCTGCTCCGCGAGGGAGGTAGCGTGCTGGTCGACGAACTGGTCGAGGCCCTCTGGACCGAGGTGCCCCCACGTTCGGCGGTTCCCGGGGTGCGCACGTTCATCTCCCGGCTGCGCCGGATCCTCGCCGAGGCCGGGCATCCGGACGTGATCGAGGCACGCCAGGGCACCTATCGGCTGGTGACGGAGGACGACACGGTCGACGCGTGGTACCTGCGTCGTCGGGTCCGGCAGGCGGCCGGGGAGAGGGACGCGGGTGACCTGGAGGCCGCCGCCTCGTCTCTGCGTCTGGGGCTCGCCCAGTGGCAGGGGACACCGCTGGGCGAGGCGGACGGGCCGTTCGCCGAACAGCAGCGGGCCGGTCTGCAGCGTTTGCGGTTGAGTGCATTGGAACAGTGCGCGACCGTCGACCTGGCCCGCGACCAACCCGGCTCGGCGGTGGCGATCCTGACCCCGGTGATCGGTGAGTACCCGTTCGACGAGCGACTGCGGGAGCTGCTCATGCTCGGACTGCTGCGCACGGGACGACCGGCGGACGCCCTGCGCCTGTTCCACAGCACCAGCCGCCTGCTGGGCGAGGAACTGGGGGTCGACCCCGGTCCGGCCCTTCAGACGCTGCACCAGGAGATCCTGCAGAGCCGCCCGGTCACGGTGACCCCGGTCCCGCGCCGGTCCCCGGTCGGCCCGGCGGTCCTCGCCTCGGTGCGTCCGCTGCGCGGGACCTCGCCGGGCTTCACCGGTCGCAGCGACCTGATCCACCGGATCGGTACCGAGCTCGCCGCCACGGGCCCGCGTGCCCTAGGCCTCACCGGGGTCACCGGCGCCGGCAAGACCGCCCTGGCCGTGCAGGTCGCGCATCGCCTCGGCGAGCAGTTTCCAGACGGGCAGGTCCTCGCCTCGCTGCACGGCCGTGACGACCAGCCGGTGCCCCCCGCCCGCCTGCTGCCGTCCCTGCTGGGCGCCTGCGGCGTGCCTGCCGCGCAGGTCCCGGCCGGCCTCGCGGAGCAGGTCGAGGCCTGGCACGCGCTGCTGGGGGAACGCCAGATCCTGGTTGTCCTCGACGATGCCCACGACACCGCCCAGCTCGCGCCGCTCCTGCCCCGTGCCCCCGGCCCGGCCGCGGTCGTGGTGACCAGCCGGCTCCCCCTGCGCGAAACCCCGGTCCGAACCTGGCTGCCTCTGCCCGCTCTGCGCACCGACGAGGGCCTGGACCTCCTGCGCGACCTGCTCGGCCCGGACCGGGTCGACCGCGACCTCGAGGCCGCCCGACACCTCGTCACACGGCTGTCCGGCCTGCCGTTCGCGATCCGTTACGCCGCCGCCGTCCTGGAGAGGCGACCGCACTGGTCGCTCGCCTCGGAACGGGTGACCGCCCTGGTGCTGGCCGGCGCCGGGACCGAAAGTCCCGCTGCCCCGGCCCTCGCGCTGCAACGCTCCTGCCGCCGCCTGCCCGGCGACCTGGCCCGCGCCTTCAGCCTGATGTCCCTGGCCGAAGGAGGCCGGATCACCGCGATCACCGCGGCGCTCCTGCTCGACGTCGGCCCGAAACAGGCCGAGGACCTGCTGGAGGCCCTGTCCGACCGGGGGCTGATCGTGCGCAGTGCCTCCTGGAGCTACGAGTACCCCTCCCTGATCCGCGAGTACGCGCGTACCGTCGCGGTCGTCCAGGCCTGCCCCGACGACGACTTACCCGACCTCCCCCCGGTAGGGCTGATCTGTGCTTGA
- a CDS encoding alpha/beta hydrolase: MPTTHHPSKGNLAAGTHSLPVGDAHMVYHVAGSGPVMITHSGGPGVGYAYLRSAALEEHFTMVYPEPLGTGASGPLPGKATFDDTYADVLHTLLEHLGVPRAYLLGHSHGGIVAQRFALRHPDRVAGLVLYSTTPTTDAGFWQSARETALAYRHRHPLVPETADVIEAFRADSDGMDEAGKSALVRRVLPLYFADFWSRREEFAGLRAEVRSWPVSFDSTVVDHGPDLHRLRTPTVIVTGRHDFICGPVWAQMLFDRIPGSRLVILENSGHFASLEEPDAFLAAVLPLLTTV; this comes from the coding sequence GTGCCCACTACGCATCACCCATCAAAGGGAAACCTGGCTGCGGGAACTCACTCCCTCCCGGTCGGCGACGCCCACATGGTCTACCACGTGGCCGGCTCCGGCCCGGTCATGATCACCCACTCCGGCGGCCCGGGCGTCGGCTATGCCTACCTGCGTTCAGCAGCACTGGAAGAGCACTTCACCATGGTGTATCCCGAGCCTCTGGGAACTGGTGCCTCCGGCCCTCTGCCGGGGAAGGCGACCTTCGACGACACCTATGCCGACGTCCTCCATACCCTTCTCGAACACCTGGGTGTCCCCCGGGCCTACCTGCTCGGCCACTCGCACGGGGGCATCGTCGCCCAGCGTTTCGCGCTGCGGCACCCCGACCGGGTCGCCGGTCTCGTTCTGTACAGCACCACACCGACCACGGACGCCGGGTTCTGGCAGTCGGCCCGGGAAACGGCCCTGGCCTATCGGCACCGGCATCCGCTGGTCCCGGAGACCGCCGACGTGATCGAGGCGTTCCGGGCCGACTCCGACGGGATGGACGAGGCCGGGAAGTCCGCACTCGTGCGCCGGGTACTGCCACTGTACTTCGCCGACTTCTGGTCGCGACGCGAGGAGTTCGCCGGTCTGCGGGCCGAGGTCCGATCGTGGCCGGTCTCGTTCGACTCCACCGTCGTCGACCACGGGCCGGACCTACACCGGCTGCGCACCCCCACGGTCATCGTGACCGGCCGCCACGACTTCATCTGCGGTCCGGTCTGGGCCCAGATGCTGTTCGACCGCATCCCCGGGTCCCGACTCGTGATCCTGGAGAACAGCGGTCATTTCGCCAGTCTCGAGGAACCGGACGCGTTCCTCGCCGCGGTGCTCCCACTGCTGACCACGGTCTGA
- a CDS encoding BTAD domain-containing putative transcriptional regulator: MLTHTSAPETVHTADTGGTIEPSLRAQVLGPVRIWRDGRELDLGPRQQRCLFALLMARAGQQVGMREIVEILWAGNPPASAVNIVHKYVSSLRRLLEPRVAARDSGSWLVRQGSGYQLTDDPRMSDLVRFRNLVAQAQTSARAGEDTHALALYQDALRLWKGRYSGDLAETIFEVAEFDTINRELFDTAAQAAELALRVNDPAGVLSLLRRIASWDPLNEPLQAQLVEILDAAGHKVEALAVYDTVRTRLDEEFALEPGPELRAARRQVLSRALAAEKRDPSTAPEPAARPAFTGRRHDDPVHALPPMRRLGDSLRPPARIRPAQLPPDLPVFVGRQTEMDFVREIVRRETNGPVVIAMSGMAGVGKSTLAVHLAHTLSGGYEDGQIYLDLRDGAGAEVATPDALATILLSLGIPAADLPGRVEARVALYRSLTAGKKMIVLLDNARTIQQVRPLVPNSARGLVLVTSRPPLPGLAAVEGASLLPVGLPSARTARDLLAARLPDDVPAETCVLDDIIDLCGRLPLALALVAARASAFPGLGPAELMTQLCRVPSRLEAFARDGGPEDPRSLYVWSYEQLSESAARLFRLLALHDDETVTVPVCASLLGIADNETAFLLKELAESSLICEVAPGRFGSQVLVRAYARELLAATDSPDDRSSAANRLHHYLLHQAGYQI, encoded by the coding sequence ATGCTCACTCACACCTCAGCCCCCGAAACCGTTCATACCGCGGATACCGGAGGAACCATCGAACCGTCACTGCGGGCCCAGGTTCTCGGCCCCGTCCGGATCTGGCGCGACGGCCGGGAACTCGATCTCGGCCCCCGCCAGCAGCGCTGCCTCTTTGCCCTGCTGATGGCCCGGGCCGGCCAGCAGGTCGGGATGCGGGAGATCGTCGAGATCCTCTGGGCCGGCAACCCACCCGCCAGCGCTGTGAACATCGTTCACAAGTACGTCAGTTCGCTGCGGCGCCTGCTCGAACCCCGGGTCGCCGCCCGCGACAGCGGCTCGTGGCTCGTCCGCCAGGGCAGCGGGTACCAGCTGACCGACGACCCCCGCATGAGCGACCTGGTGCGGTTCCGGAACCTGGTGGCCCAGGCCCAGACGAGCGCTCGGGCCGGTGAGGACACCCACGCACTGGCGCTCTACCAGGACGCACTACGCTTGTGGAAGGGGCGGTACTCCGGAGATCTGGCCGAAACCATCTTCGAGGTGGCCGAGTTCGACACCATCAACCGGGAACTGTTCGATACTGCCGCCCAGGCCGCCGAACTCGCCCTCCGGGTGAACGACCCCGCCGGAGTACTCAGCCTGCTCCGCCGCATCGCCTCGTGGGACCCCCTCAACGAGCCGCTCCAAGCTCAGCTCGTCGAGATCCTCGACGCCGCCGGGCACAAGGTCGAGGCGCTCGCCGTCTACGACACCGTACGCACCCGCCTGGACGAGGAATTCGCGCTGGAACCCGGGCCGGAACTGCGGGCCGCCCGCCGGCAGGTACTGAGCCGGGCGCTCGCGGCCGAGAAGCGCGATCCTTCGACCGCCCCGGAACCGGCCGCCCGGCCCGCGTTCACCGGTCGCCGCCACGACGACCCGGTGCATGCGCTGCCCCCGATGCGCCGCCTCGGCGACTCGCTGCGCCCACCCGCCCGGATCCGTCCCGCCCAGCTGCCCCCGGACCTGCCGGTCTTCGTCGGCCGGCAGACCGAGATGGACTTCGTCCGGGAGATCGTGCGGCGGGAGACGAACGGGCCCGTGGTCATCGCGATGAGCGGGATGGCCGGCGTCGGAAAGTCCACCTTGGCAGTTCATCTGGCCCACACCCTGTCCGGCGGGTATGAGGACGGGCAGATCTATCTCGACCTGCGCGACGGTGCGGGGGCGGAGGTCGCGACGCCCGACGCCCTGGCCACGATCCTGCTCTCGCTCGGCATCCCGGCAGCCGACCTGCCCGGGCGGGTGGAAGCCCGGGTGGCCCTCTACCGCAGCCTGACCGCCGGCAAGAAGATGATCGTCCTGCTGGACAACGCCCGAACGATCCAGCAGGTGCGGCCTCTCGTCCCGAACTCCGCCCGCGGTCTCGTCCTCGTCACCAGCCGCCCGCCGCTGCCGGGGCTGGCCGCCGTCGAGGGCGCGAGCCTCCTGCCGGTCGGACTACCCTCGGCGCGGACCGCCCGTGACCTTCTCGCGGCGCGGCTGCCGGACGACGTGCCGGCCGAGACCTGTGTGCTCGACGACATCATCGATCTGTGCGGTCGTCTGCCGCTGGCGCTCGCGCTGGTGGCCGCCCGGGCCTCGGCCTTCCCGGGGCTGGGGCCGGCGGAACTGATGACGCAGTTGTGCCGGGTGCCCTCGCGGTTGGAGGCCTTCGCGCGGGACGGCGGCCCGGAGGATCCGCGCAGCCTCTACGTCTGGTCGTACGAGCAGCTCAGCGAATCGGCGGCCCGGCTCTTCCGTCTTCTGGCGCTCCATGACGACGAGACGGTGACCGTACCGGTCTGTGCCAGTCTGCTCGGGATCGCGGACAATGAAACAGCTTTTCTGCTCAAAGAACTGGCGGAATCGTCGTTGATCTGCGAGGTCGCCCCCGGGCGGTTCGGCTCGCAGGTCCTGGTGCGGGCGTACGCTCGGGAACTGCTGGCCGCGACCGACAGCCCGGACGACCGGTCGAGCGCCGCGAACCGGTTGCACCACTATCTCCTTCACCAGGCCGGCTACCAGATCTGA
- a CDS encoding glycosyltransferase family A protein gives MRNAVPLTLTVIIACRNAADTLWLQLEALTRQSYRGPWEVIISDNGSTDESRAIAERFRDRLPGFRIIDSSDQPGAGPARNAAAAVARHDYLAFCDADDEVTPTWLEALGAALAENTFIAGRFEPCKLNSARAYRSRPLQQSSGLQESPFGPDLPHAGAGNMAVRRDVFEAVGGFDAEVETLEDTDLCWRIQLAGSPLVFVPQAIVHVRLRSSATSVWRQGRAYGRAAALLETRYGKVSEDSRGSRQRAALHVRLFQLVRQGRHPVALLWVVAWHVGHRSLQPHAALSPLSRSAGAR, from the coding sequence ATGAGAAACGCAGTCCCACTTACCCTTACGGTCATCATCGCCTGCCGCAACGCCGCGGACACGTTGTGGCTACAGCTCGAGGCCCTGACCCGTCAGTCCTACCGGGGACCCTGGGAGGTGATCATCAGCGACAACGGATCGACCGACGAGTCCCGGGCGATCGCGGAACGGTTCCGTGATCGCCTTCCCGGGTTCCGGATCATCGACTCCTCGGACCAGCCGGGCGCCGGACCGGCCCGCAACGCGGCAGCGGCTGTCGCCCGCCACGACTACCTGGCATTCTGCGACGCGGACGACGAGGTCACGCCGACCTGGCTCGAGGCACTGGGCGCAGCTCTGGCCGAGAATACTTTCATCGCAGGTAGATTTGAGCCCTGCAAACTGAATTCGGCGCGTGCTTACCGGTCGCGGCCCCTGCAGCAGAGCTCCGGCCTTCAGGAATCACCGTTCGGGCCCGATCTGCCGCACGCCGGGGCCGGCAACATGGCAGTACGGCGGGACGTGTTCGAAGCCGTCGGCGGGTTCGACGCCGAGGTCGAAACACTCGAGGACACGGACCTGTGCTGGCGTATTCAGCTCGCCGGTTCACCGCTGGTCTTCGTGCCGCAGGCCATCGTGCACGTACGGTTGCGCTCGTCGGCGACTTCAGTGTGGCGGCAGGGCCGCGCCTACGGGCGGGCAGCGGCGCTGCTGGAGACGCGCTACGGGAAGGTCTCCGAGGATTCCCGGGGTTCTCGTCAGCGGGCCGCTCTTCACGTCAGGCTGTTTCAGCTGGTACGACAAGGACGTCATCCCGTGGCCCTGCTCTGGGTTGTTGCCTGGCACGTAGGGCACAGGAGCCTTCAACCGCACGCAGCGCTGTCGCCGTTGTCCCGTTCGGCGGGTGCGCGCTAG
- a CDS encoding alpha/beta hydrolase, translated as MAVPVVVATVLIGGLYVFPLRSARLQQAEPHTLSFAEATAAASVSVERDTADDQVLPECRSLLRVHPEKTTKSVLMLHGYTSCPKDYVRLAEMFYERGYNVYAPREPHHGLTDADQAQQVSTDRLADYADAAMDVAAGLGEETGVIGLSGGAVLATWLAEIRTESVSHLLVLSPFYRPNSSQAPSFVVRPLILLYGFRLLPNRRVGDTNFTLSGLAQYLRVTRNLRDNPVSSKLRTVAVAVSANDSFIDRDTAEKIPTEIGDANELKTMTHEFGPEMGLDHNIVNPDALGEHADEVLNLYLDLYEGN; from the coding sequence ATGGCCGTTCCGGTCGTCGTGGCCACGGTCCTGATCGGAGGTCTCTACGTATTCCCATTGCGTAGTGCTCGGTTGCAGCAGGCGGAACCGCACACGCTCTCCTTCGCCGAGGCTACGGCCGCTGCATCGGTTTCGGTGGAACGGGACACCGCAGACGATCAAGTGCTTCCCGAGTGCCGTAGCTTGCTCAGAGTGCACCCGGAAAAGACGACGAAGTCGGTGCTGATGCTGCACGGCTACACCAGCTGTCCGAAGGACTACGTGCGACTGGCGGAGATGTTCTACGAACGTGGCTACAACGTCTACGCTCCCCGCGAGCCACACCACGGTCTCACCGACGCTGACCAGGCCCAGCAGGTCAGCACCGACAGGCTCGCCGACTATGCCGACGCCGCCATGGATGTCGCGGCCGGTCTGGGGGAAGAGACTGGGGTGATCGGGTTGTCCGGTGGTGCGGTGCTGGCCACCTGGCTGGCCGAGATTCGTACCGAATCGGTCAGTCACCTACTGGTACTGTCGCCCTTCTACCGGCCGAACTCATCGCAGGCACCATCTTTCGTGGTGCGTCCGCTGATCCTGCTCTACGGATTCCGGCTGCTGCCGAATCGTCGTGTCGGGGACACCAACTTCACCCTCAGCGGACTGGCTCAGTATCTGCGGGTGACGCGCAACCTGCGCGACAACCCAGTGAGCTCGAAGTTGCGCACCGTAGCGGTGGCCGTTTCGGCGAATGACTCGTTCATCGATCGCGATACAGCAGAGAAGATCCCGACCGAGATCGGCGACGCGAACGAACTGAAGACCATGACCCACGAGTTCGGTCCGGAGATGGGACTGGACCACAACATTGTCAATCCCGATGCGCTGGGGGAGCACGCGGACGAGGTACTCAACCTCTATCTGGACCTCTACGAAGGCAACTGA